Below is a genomic region from Flammeovirgaceae bacterium SG7u.111.
ATTGCCACTACCCTTGTCCCAGTCTTCTTTTCACGGGAAGCATATTCATGATTTCCCGCTTCTTGTAGTATGTTGTATTCATATTCCATGGTAACTCCTCTGTCCTCGGCTTTTCCCAAATACTTGGTATTTTCGATATAAAGAGGTGTGTAGATTTCAGGTGCGCAGCTCCAAAGACTCGATGCAGTTAGAAAAGCAAAGCAGATTTTAAGTAGAAGTTGTTTCATTATGTGTTTCAAGAGTTCGTTCTAACCTAAGACAATTAAAAACAGTCTCTCCCTTAGGAGCTATTTGAAATATATCTTCAAAACATGCTCCCAAACAGCTCCTAAATGCACGAACAATACAGAGGGTTATCCAAAAACCCTGGTTTTTAATCTTTAGTCAATTCTTCGAATAGTGCTACGGCCAGGTCGGCTATATCCCCATCTTGCGCAGCAGTTGCTCCGCTCACCCCAATAGCTCCCACTACTGTATCGCCCACTTTCAGAGGGACGCCTCCTTCAAAGGGTAACATATGAGGCATGCCTATCAATTGAAGCGTTCCATCAGCTATCCGTTTTTGGTACGATTCGGTAGAAGCTTCGTAATAGGCCGCACAAACCGCCTTTTTGATAGCGATGTCCAAACCTGATAGTTTTGCTCCATCCATTCGTACAAAGTACACTAACTGACCACCATCATCAACTATAGCTATGTTCATTTTGTAACCTGCCGCCTCTGATTTTTCCTCGGCCAGGGTCCCCATTTTCTTAGCAGCATCTAAAGACAGAAAAGGTTTTTGCTGGGCAATAGCCACTTGGGCAACTATGAAGGTAAGAAGTAAAAAAATAAGCTTTTTCATGTTAAGAAAATTGTTTTTTGTTTCAGTAAAATGGTTTCTTGCTAATTGGCAGCCCCCAGTTTCTTACCTAGGGCTTCTAGGTTTTTCTTCCCATTGCCAATGAAAATTTCCCCGTCTATTACCACAGTTGGTCTTTTGAGCAGGGTATATTCTTGCAAGATCAATTCTTTGATTTCCGTTTCGCTCAAGTTTTTATCTTTCAAGCCCATGAGCCTATATTTTTGAGAGCCTTTGTTGAACAAGGCTTCGTAAGAACCTGCAAGTTGGTAAAGCTCGTCGAGCTGCTCTTCGCTGATGATCTGCTTTTTCACATCTTGCATTTCAAAGCCTTCGTCCAGCCCATAAGCAGCAATTATTTTTTTACACGTTTGGCAAGTGGAGAGATAATATACTTTTTTCATAATAGGTTTTGGTTAAAAAATAATTTAGGGCTGTAACTAAGAACCCAAAGCTTTGAATTCATCGGTGTTGGGCACGCGCTCCATTTCAGCACCTTGTGGCAAATTGAGGTAAGGAATAATGGATTGATCGTAGTTGGCGATAGCGTTTACATCGTAAACACCCGAGTTACCAGTTTCTTCCATGTATTCGTCCGTCTCGTCACCAGCCATGAAGCGCCAACCGCTATCATATTCGAAATCGGGTTCTTCACGGTACATAAATCCGATTTTTGCTCCATCTACGGTAATTCGACTGGTGGCATAACAACCGCCCATCGGCTTTATCAATTCTTTTATATCGTCTTTTTTTAATAAGAGTTTCTTCTCGCTCAGCATGCTGCAAAAGGTTTGTTTTATGGAAGGCAAATATAGACAAAAAGGAAGCTATACTAAAGCGAGCCAAGAGAATCAAAACTTCTGAAAAAATTAAAAGCCGCATTTCCCCTTCCCCACACATACTT
It encodes:
- a CDS encoding heme-binding protein translates to MKKLIFLLLTFIVAQVAIAQQKPFLSLDAAKKMGTLAEEKSEAAGYKMNIAIVDDGGQLVYFVRMDGAKLSGLDIAIKKAVCAAYYEASTESYQKRIADGTLQLIGMPHMLPFEGGVPLKVGDTVVGAIGVSGATAAQDGDIADLAVALFEELTKD
- a CDS encoding ArsC/Spx/MgsR family protein yields the protein MKKVYYLSTCQTCKKIIAAYGLDEGFEMQDVKKQIISEEQLDELYQLAGSYEALFNKGSQKYRLMGLKDKNLSETEIKELILQEYTLLKRPTVVIDGEIFIGNGKKNLEALGKKLGAAN
- a CDS encoding DUF2185 domain-containing protein, translating into MLSEKKLLLKKDDIKELIKPMGGCYATSRITVDGAKIGFMYREEPDFEYDSGWRFMAGDETDEYMEETGNSGVYDVNAIANYDQSIIPYLNLPQGAEMERVPNTDEFKALGS